The Pyrus communis chromosome 9, drPyrComm1.1, whole genome shotgun sequence genome has a segment encoding these proteins:
- the LOC137745391 gene encoding uncharacterized protein, translating into MAMSREDREKIHQGSFESFNRILEEIKQVAKDRNEEIDLLTKRVLLDIIQFESKSKKGKLTNHDEEKVASTSTSAEVHDIQKSKNHGFGSNKDQVGYVKELMKKRWRETTERVCMRPSLSIPSSPLDLPIEFKNMIHSLCGSHVKLVIQKKIFATDLNTHHDRLSIPENQVVDKRFLSKQHNQELMLRGLLVVKVIDHNLKVHDKLGFTKWKSTSSFSYVLNSGWKKIIESQKNKLFVKDTIQVWSFRVNIDKENPIYRERLCFAIVKLKGEGKEEDDGSADSQEFTEPSTTRKRQEAIESEFGVMEDVGNLKFRITVGITRKD; encoded by the coding sequence ATGGCTATGAGTCGTGAAGATCGGGAAAAGATTCACCAGGGTAGTTTTGAGTCATTTAACAGAATTTTGGAAGAGATTAAACAAGTGGCAAAAGACCGGAATGAAGAAATTGATTTGCTGACAAAGAGAGTTTTGTTGGATATTATTCAGTTTGAAAGCAAATCAAAGAAAGGAAAATTGACGAATCATGATGAAGAAAAAGTTGCTTCTACTTCTACTTCTGCTGAGGTTCATGATATTCAGAAAAGCAAAAATCATGGTTTCGGAAGCAACAAAGATCAAGTTGGATATGTAAAAGAGTTAATGAAGAAGAGGTGGAGAGAAACGACTGAAAGAGTGTGCATGCGACCATCTTTATCGATTCCTTCTTCGCCGCTTGACTTGCCTATAGAATTCAAGAACATGATTCACTCTTTGTGTGGTTCTCACGTGAAATTGGTAATACAGAAGAAAATTTTCGCTACTGATTTGAACACTCATCACGACCGTCTCTCAATCCCAGAGAATCAAGTGGTTGATAAGAGATTTCTTAGTAAACAACATAACCAAGAATTGATGCTTCGTGGATTACTGGTGGTGAAAGTAATTGATCATAATTTGAAGGTGCATGATAAATTAGGGTTCACCAAGTGGAAGTCCACAAGTAGCTTTTCGTATGTGTTAAACAGTGGTTGGAAGAAGATTATAGAGAGCCAGAAGAATAAGCTTTTTGTAAAGGATACAATTCAGGTGTGGTCTTTTCGAGTTAATATCGACAAGGAGAATCCTATCTATCGTGAACGTCTCTGCTTCGCAATTGTTAAGCTTAAAGGAGAGGGGAAGGAAGAGGATGATGGTAGTGCTGATAGCCAGGAATTTACTGAACCGTCGACAACCAGGAAGAGGCAGGAAGCTATTGAGTCAGAGTTTGGAGTCATGGAAGATGTCGGGAATCTCAAATTTAGGATCACAGTTGGCATCACCCGCAAAGATTAA
- the LOC137745904 gene encoding uncharacterized protein yields MASSLAFLQPLSNVSSSSNLLFLRNALHIPSSSSSLKPSNFPKTLPFKSLTASFSLAESDSPKSFQPNGPNFQSFLQELADSFDLPPDYFAQLPNDLRLDLNDAAFDLSNGRVVDECGQELGETLLNLSRAWEQADTSTSHALASKLPGLEDSMTGNAKSAFGKRLVSAGRRFQSMGQYGQGELQKIAKVMITTGKLLSESSTSTVTDEPKTESRMLKFGELQLELTSDKATIGAVISFAFGILSWELAQGIQNIPESSLQYANDNALMLAKSLRGALLTICYSSAILSAFTTVGLLLLGRQLKSPNEK; encoded by the exons ATGGCTTCTTCTCTTGCCTTCCTTCAACCTCTCTCCAATGTCTCTTCCTCTTCAAACCTCCTCTTTCTCCGTAATGCCCTCCAtatcccttcttcttcttcctccttaaaACCCTCCAATTTCCCCAAAACCCTCCCATTCAAATCCCTCACCGCCTCATTCTCCCTCGCAGAATCAGACTCCCCCAAATCTTTCCAACCCAACGGtccaaattttcaatctttcctCCAAGAATTAGCC GACAGCTTTGATCTTCCACCAGACTACTTTGCGCAGCTTCCTAACGATCTCCGGCTTGAT CTGAATGATGCAGCATTTGATCTTTCAAATGGAAGGGTCGTCGACGAG TGTGGTCAAGAGTTAGGAGAGACATTGTTAAATCTCTCTCGTGCATGGGAACAGGCCGATACATCAACTTCCCATGCTTTAGCTAGCAAGCTCCCTGGGTTGGAGGACTCTATGACAGGCAATGCCAAATCAG CATTTGGAAAGCGTTTGGTTTCTGCCGGAAGAAGATTTCAGTCGATGGGACAGTATGGCCAAGGTGAACTGCAAAAG ATTGCAAAAGTAATGATTACAACCGGAAAGCTTCTGTCTGAAAGTTCAACATCGACAGTCACTGATGAACCAAAGACGGAAAGCAGGATGCTGAAG TTTGGAGAACTTCAGCTCGAGCTAACATCAGATAAAGCCACCATAGGGGCCGTAATCAGCTTTGCCTTTGG GATTCTTTCATGGGAGCTAGCACAGGGTATCCAAAACATCCCGGAGAGTTCATTGCAGTACGCAAATGACAATGCTTTGATGCTGGCTAAG TCTTTGAGGGGCGCTCTGCTTACTATCTGCTATTCCTCagcgatattgtctgcttttaCTACCGTCGGACTTCTCTTACTCGGAAGACAACTAAAGTCACCAAACGAGAAGTGA